Proteins encoded within one genomic window of Oncorhynchus mykiss isolate Arlee chromosome 27, USDA_OmykA_1.1, whole genome shotgun sequence:
- the LOC118944701 gene encoding uncharacterized protein LOC118944701 isoform X2: protein MTTSGTSNAARGFEANIDAEERDTISCFGVPQSIVCDQNSTSPDVASLSTPSTDNLVGDDDFTGLISMLVVRLLSKLQTQTDLYPTDVTRTSQDLIPKVIAAFCAWSGCSETQAYPKNLKSHKVYSTVYKHLLKEFGSEKILQLAVSTQDSTFNRILVKSLSKELLHSCNEASRAASRTSFEATRPEALLMAEDVKATRGKLSFLQRLARLKFNLKPFMMGNKKDSNKNSRHSESKDQTTAEDIMLAHPATFGLPEGLPSTSQQEKPRKRPLLIRMFSTISIGLSKPFKRFYLRHQQATHGLVLQTPTPMAQEKAGGHLLTHVPAISFETDSTVECTSKRTPEERDRVKVKLANMALMGRIKSLGCEMPIMCDYRIDNFPLLKQQWERQGL, encoded by the exons atgacaacaagtgggacctccaatgctgcacgAGGCTTTGAGGCCAACATAGATGCTGAGGAAAGGGATACCATCAGTTGTTTCGGTGTACCTCAGAGCATTGTTTGTGATCAGAATTCAACCAGCCCGGATGTTGCTTCGCTTTCAACCCCATCCACTGACAACTTAGTCGGTGATGATGACTTCACcggcctcatcagcatgttagtGGTGAGACTTCTGTCAAAACTCCAAACCCAAACTGATCTGTACCCAACTGACGTCACACGCACGTCACAAGACCTGATTCCAAAAGTTATAGCTGCcttctgtgcatggtcaggctgctctgagacccaagcttatcccaagaacctgaagagtcacaaagtatacagcaccgtctacaaacatctgttgaaggagtttggctcagagaaaatactccaactggccgtgtcgactcaggactcCACTTTCAATAGGATTCTTGTGAAGTCATTGAGCAAGGAGCTTCTCCACAGTTGTAACGAGGCATCAAGAGCAGCCTCAAGAACATCTTTCGAAGCCACCAGGCCAGAAGCTCTTCTCATGGCTGAAGATGTGAAGGCTACCAGAGGGAAGCTGTCTTTCCTACAAAGGCTTGCCAGACTGAAATTCAACTTAAAG ccATTCATGATGGGAAACAAGAAGGATTCCAATAAGAATTCCCGCCATTCTGAATCCAAAGACCAGACTACTGCTGAAGATATCATGT TGGCACATCCTGCCACATTTGGACTCCCAGAgggtcttccctccacctctcaacaGGAGAAGCCTCGCAAACGTCCCCTTCTAATCAGGATGTTTTCCACCATCTCCATAGGCCTATCCAAGCCATTCAAACG CTTTTACCTTCGACATCAACAAGCGACGCACGGGCTGGTCCTGCAGACTCCCACGCCCATGGcccaggagaaggctgggggCCACCTGCTCACTCACGTCCCAGCCATCTCCTTTGAGACCGACTCTACTGTGGAGTGCACCTCCAAGAGGACTCCGGAAGAGAGGGACCGGGTGAAGGTTAAACTGGCCAACATGGCCTTGATGGGAAGGATCAAAAGTCTTGGCTGTGAAATGCCCATTATGTGTGATTATCGAATTGATAATTTTCCACTTTTGAAACAACAATGGGAAAGACAGGGTTTATAG
- the LOC118944701 gene encoding uncharacterized protein LOC118944701 isoform X1 has product MTTSGTSNAARGFEANIDAEERDTISCFGVPQSIVCDQNSTSPDVASLSTPSTDNLVGDDDFTGLISMLVVRLLSKLQTQTDLYPTDVTRTSQDLIPKVIAAFCAWSGCSETQAYPKNLKSHKVYSTVYKHLLKEFGSEKILQLAVSTQDSTFNRILVKSLSKELLHSCNEASRAASRTSFEATRPEALLMAEDVKATRGKLSFLQRLARLKFNLKPFMMGNKKDSNKNSRHSESKDQTTAEDIMLAHPATFGLPEGLPSTSQQEKPRKRPLLIRMFSTISIGLSKPFKRFSNFYLRHQQATHGLVLQTPTPMAQEKAGGHLLTHVPAISFETDSTVECTSKRTPEERDRVKVKLANMALMGRIKSLGCEMPIMCDYRIDNFPLLKQQWERQGL; this is encoded by the exons atgacaacaagtgggacctccaatgctgcacgAGGCTTTGAGGCCAACATAGATGCTGAGGAAAGGGATACCATCAGTTGTTTCGGTGTACCTCAGAGCATTGTTTGTGATCAGAATTCAACCAGCCCGGATGTTGCTTCGCTTTCAACCCCATCCACTGACAACTTAGTCGGTGATGATGACTTCACcggcctcatcagcatgttagtGGTGAGACTTCTGTCAAAACTCCAAACCCAAACTGATCTGTACCCAACTGACGTCACACGCACGTCACAAGACCTGATTCCAAAAGTTATAGCTGCcttctgtgcatggtcaggctgctctgagacccaagcttatcccaagaacctgaagagtcacaaagtatacagcaccgtctacaaacatctgttgaaggagtttggctcagagaaaatactccaactggccgtgtcgactcaggactcCACTTTCAATAGGATTCTTGTGAAGTCATTGAGCAAGGAGCTTCTCCACAGTTGTAACGAGGCATCAAGAGCAGCCTCAAGAACATCTTTCGAAGCCACCAGGCCAGAAGCTCTTCTCATGGCTGAAGATGTGAAGGCTACCAGAGGGAAGCTGTCTTTCCTACAAAGGCTTGCCAGACTGAAATTCAACTTAAAG ccATTCATGATGGGAAACAAGAAGGATTCCAATAAGAATTCCCGCCATTCTGAATCCAAAGACCAGACTACTGCTGAAGATATCATGT TGGCACATCCTGCCACATTTGGACTCCCAGAgggtcttccctccacctctcaacaGGAGAAGCCTCGCAAACGTCCCCTTCTAATCAGGATGTTTTCCACCATCTCCATAGGCCTATCCAAGCCATTCAAACGGTTTTCAAA CTTTTACCTTCGACATCAACAAGCGACGCACGGGCTGGTCCTGCAGACTCCCACGCCCATGGcccaggagaaggctgggggCCACCTGCTCACTCACGTCCCAGCCATCTCCTTTGAGACCGACTCTACTGTGGAGTGCACCTCCAAGAGGACTCCGGAAGAGAGGGACCGGGTGAAGGTTAAACTGGCCAACATGGCCTTGATGGGAAGGATCAAAAGTCTTGGCTGTGAAATGCCCATTATGTGTGATTATCGAATTGATAATTTTCCACTTTTGAAACAACAATGGGAAAGACAGGGTTTATAG